A region of Bacillus cabrialesii DNA encodes the following proteins:
- a CDS encoding FecCD family ABC transporter permease, translating to MKTKTKKPFVVIAVTFLLIVLVFFISLNLGVIKIAPLKTLQVFFGQGTARDELVLFEFRLPRIILSLLVGAGIAVAGAILQSVSQNDLAEPGILGINAGGSLAVVLFIYFFQGSASDLSFFGTFMLPFSALAGAILAAFLIYLLAWKKGVTPIRLILVGIGVNAGFNALLLIFQLKMDPHDFMQAAVWISGSIWGANWNMIWAILPWIVILLPFTLYKARYLNILQLGDQLATGLGTAVERERRILLLAAVTLAASCVAAAGGIAFLGLIAPHVARRLTGPRHQTLIPVSAFIGAFLFLLADTLARNVLAPSEIPVGLVISVLGAPYFIYLLMKAN from the coding sequence ATGAAAACAAAAACGAAAAAACCGTTCGTTGTGATAGCAGTTACGTTTCTGCTTATCGTGCTGGTCTTTTTTATCAGCCTGAATTTGGGTGTCATCAAAATTGCGCCGCTTAAAACCCTACAGGTCTTTTTCGGCCAAGGAACGGCCCGCGATGAACTGGTCTTATTTGAGTTCAGGCTGCCCCGGATCATCCTTTCCTTGCTCGTTGGGGCAGGGATCGCCGTTGCCGGAGCCATTTTGCAAAGCGTGTCTCAAAATGATCTGGCTGAGCCCGGTATTCTCGGAATTAACGCCGGCGGCTCACTTGCAGTTGTGCTTTTTATTTACTTTTTTCAAGGATCAGCTTCAGATCTCAGCTTTTTCGGAACATTTATGCTGCCGTTCAGTGCTTTGGCAGGCGCGATCCTCGCCGCATTTCTGATTTATCTTCTGGCATGGAAGAAAGGCGTGACACCGATTCGGCTGATTTTAGTCGGCATTGGCGTGAATGCAGGATTTAACGCCCTGTTGCTGATTTTTCAGCTCAAGATGGACCCTCATGATTTTATGCAAGCTGCGGTTTGGATATCCGGCTCGATCTGGGGGGCGAACTGGAATATGATCTGGGCGATACTCCCTTGGATTGTGATCTTGCTTCCGTTTACTTTATATAAGGCACGCTATTTGAACATTTTGCAGCTCGGAGACCAATTAGCGACCGGACTGGGCACTGCTGTTGAAAGAGAAAGACGGATTCTCCTTCTGGCAGCGGTCACTCTGGCCGCTTCATGCGTGGCCGCTGCAGGAGGCATCGCGTTTCTCGGATTGATCGCGCCCCACGTGGCAAGAAGGCTTACCGGTCCCCGTCACCAGACGCTGATACCGGTCTCCGCCTTCATCGGCGCATTTCTGTTTTTGCTCGCTGATACGCTGGCGAGAAATGTATTGGCACCGTCGGAAATTCCAGTCGGACTTGTCATTTCCGTGCTAGGCGCGCCTTACTTTATTTATTTATTGATGAAAGCGAATTAG
- a CDS encoding FecCD family ABC transporter permease — protein MSQHKNIQTASKEIEWTSRTYGAVIVLIAGLCLLCLGAFLSISLGAADIHLRTVWDAIFHYQPTETSHQIIHDLRLPRTAAAALVGALLAVSGAIMQGMTRNPLAEPSIMGVTSGSAFAISIAFAFFPGLSAMGLVLWSFAGAGLGASTVMGIGMFSRGGLTPVKLALAGTAVTYFFTGISTAIAIRFDVAQDISFWYAGGVAGVKWSGVQLLLIAGAVGLTLAFIIARSVTVLSLGDELAKGLGQYTSAVKVVGMLVVVILTGTAVSIAGTIAFIGLIIPHITRFLVGVDYRWIIPCSAVLGAVLLVFADIASRLVNAPFETPLGALTSLIGVPFFFYLARRERRGL, from the coding sequence TTGAGTCAACATAAAAATATACAGACTGCATCAAAAGAAATAGAATGGACGTCAAGGACATATGGCGCGGTCATCGTCCTTATTGCAGGTCTATGTCTGCTTTGTCTTGGCGCATTTTTATCCATATCCCTCGGTGCAGCGGATATTCATTTGCGCACTGTATGGGACGCCATTTTTCATTATCAGCCGACTGAGACGTCCCACCAAATCATACACGATCTTCGGCTGCCGAGAACGGCTGCGGCCGCGCTTGTCGGCGCTTTATTAGCAGTGTCGGGAGCGATTATGCAGGGGATGACGAGAAACCCTTTGGCAGAGCCTTCGATTATGGGCGTTACATCGGGCTCCGCGTTTGCCATTTCGATTGCGTTTGCCTTTTTTCCGGGACTTTCTGCCATGGGGCTTGTACTATGGTCCTTTGCTGGAGCGGGGCTGGGGGCCTCAACGGTAATGGGCATCGGCATGTTTTCAAGAGGCGGTCTTACGCCTGTAAAGCTTGCTCTCGCGGGAACAGCAGTCACTTATTTCTTTACGGGGATTTCAACTGCTATCGCAATCCGCTTTGACGTCGCTCAGGATATCAGCTTTTGGTACGCAGGCGGGGTAGCAGGTGTGAAATGGTCGGGTGTCCAGCTTTTGCTGATCGCAGGGGCTGTCGGTTTAACGCTTGCTTTTATTATCGCCCGGTCGGTGACAGTGCTAAGTCTTGGTGACGAGCTGGCGAAAGGGCTTGGACAATATACATCAGCGGTGAAGGTGGTTGGCATGCTTGTCGTTGTGATTCTGACGGGAACTGCGGTTTCTATTGCCGGCACCATTGCATTTATCGGACTGATCATTCCTCATATTACCCGGTTTTTGGTCGGTGTGGATTATCGGTGGATCATTCCTTGCTCGGCGGTGCTTGGCGCTGTTCTGCTCGTTTTTGCTGACATTGCGTCAAGACTCGTAAACGCGCCCTTTGAAACGCCTCTCGGTGCGCTGACCTCTCTCATCGGCGTTCCCTTTTTCTTTTATTTGGCACGCCGTGAAAGGAGAGGGCTGTAA
- a CDS encoding iron-hydroxamate ABC transporter substrate-binding protein produces the protein MTHIYKKLGAAFFALLLIAALAACGNNSESKGSSSSSKDEETFTYKAENGNVKIPKHPKRVVVMADGYYGYFKTLGINVVGAPENVFKNPYYKGKTDGVTNIGDGTSVEKVIDLNPDLIIVWTTQGADIKKLEKIAPTVAVKYDKLDNIEQLKEFAKMTGTEDKAEKWLAEWDKKVAAAKTKIKKAVGDKTISIMQSNGKDIYVFGKDFGRGGSIIYKDLGLQATKLTKEKAIDQGPGYTSISLEKLPDFAGDYIFAGPWQSGGDDGGVFDSSIWKNLNAVKNGHVYKIDPIGFYFTDPISLEGQLKFITESLTK, from the coding sequence ATGACCCATATATACAAGAAACTTGGAGCCGCGTTTTTTGCCCTGCTATTGATTGCAGCGCTGGCAGCCTGCGGGAATAACTCAGAAAGTAAAGGCTCTTCCTCTAGTTCAAAAGACGAAGAAACCTTTACATACAAGGCTGAAAACGGAAATGTGAAAATTCCTAAGCATCCTAAACGGGTGGTTGTCATGGCGGACGGCTACTATGGCTACTTCAAAACACTGGGCATCAATGTCGTCGGTGCGCCTGAGAATGTGTTTAAAAATCCTTACTATAAAGGAAAAACTGACGGTGTCACAAACATCGGAGACGGCACTTCCGTTGAAAAAGTCATTGATTTGAACCCTGACCTGATTATTGTCTGGACAACGCAAGGCGCTGATATAAAAAAACTTGAAAAAATCGCGCCGACCGTCGCAGTAAAATACGATAAGCTCGACAACATCGAACAGCTGAAAGAATTCGCAAAAATGACGGGAACGGAAGATAAAGCCGAAAAATGGCTGGCTGAGTGGGATAAAAAAGTTGCGGCAGCTAAAACAAAAATCAAAAAAGCCGTCGGTGACAAAACCATTTCCATTATGCAATCGAACGGAAAAGACATTTACGTATTCGGGAAAGATTTCGGAAGAGGCGGAAGCATCATTTACAAAGATCTCGGCCTGCAGGCCACAAAGCTCACAAAAGAAAAAGCCATTGACCAGGGCCCTGGATATACAAGTATTTCATTAGAAAAGCTCCCTGACTTCGCCGGGGATTATATTTTCGCAGGTCCATGGCAATCAGGCGGTGATGATGGCGGCGTATTTGACAGCTCCATTTGGAAGAACCTGAACGCCGTTAAAAATGGCCATGTCTATAAGATTGACCCGATTGGCTTCTATTTCACAGACCCGATTTCATTAGAAGGCCAACTGAAGTTTATTACGGAAAGCTTAACAAAATAA
- a CDS encoding amino acid permease: MEQTKKWGFWLLTAFVVGNMVGSGIFSLPSSLASIASPFGATSAWLLTGAGVLMIALVFGHLSIRKPELTAGPQSYARALFSDPKKGNAAGFTMVWGYWVASWISNVAIITSLAGYLTSFFPILVDKREMFSIGGQEVTLGQLLTFAVCTILLWGTHTILVASINGASKLNFVTTLSKVLGFVFFIVAGLFVFQTALFGHFYFPIQGENGTSIGIGGQVHNAAISTLWAFVGIESAVILSGRARSQRDVKRATITGLLIALSIYIIVTLITMGVLPHDKLVGSDKPFVDVLYAIVGNAGSVIMALLAILCLFGTMLGWILLGSEVPYQAAKAGDFPAFFAKTNKKGSPVNALIITNVMSQVFIFSVISRTISDAFTFLTTAATLAYLIPYLVSAIYSLKLVIKGETYDQLKGSRLKDGLIAILACAYSLFVIVTGTADLTTFILGIGLFFVGLIVYPFVIKKFQKEKQA, translated from the coding sequence ATGGAACAGACGAAAAAATGGGGTTTTTGGTTATTAACGGCGTTTGTCGTTGGAAATATGGTAGGATCAGGGATTTTCTCCTTACCGAGCTCGCTTGCTTCAATCGCGAGTCCGTTTGGCGCCACGTCCGCCTGGCTTTTGACAGGTGCCGGCGTGCTGATGATTGCACTTGTCTTCGGGCATTTGTCCATTCGCAAGCCTGAACTGACAGCGGGACCGCAAAGTTATGCAAGAGCGCTGTTCTCTGATCCGAAGAAAGGGAACGCTGCCGGTTTCACAATGGTGTGGGGCTACTGGGTGGCGAGCTGGATCAGTAACGTGGCGATCATTACAAGCCTCGCCGGTTACTTGACTTCGTTCTTCCCGATCTTGGTTGATAAACGTGAAATGTTTTCGATCGGCGGGCAAGAGGTGACACTCGGCCAATTGCTGACGTTTGCTGTATGTACGATCTTGTTATGGGGAACGCACACGATTCTTGTTGCAAGCATTAACGGTGCAAGTAAATTGAACTTTGTCACAACGCTTTCTAAAGTACTAGGTTTTGTCTTCTTTATCGTTGCCGGATTGTTTGTGTTTCAAACGGCATTATTCGGTCATTTTTATTTCCCTATTCAAGGAGAAAACGGCACAAGCATTGGAATTGGCGGCCAGGTGCATAACGCCGCGATTTCTACACTGTGGGCGTTTGTCGGAATTGAATCGGCGGTGATCCTGTCCGGCCGTGCGCGCTCTCAGCGTGATGTGAAACGTGCGACAATTACCGGCTTGCTGATTGCCTTGAGCATTTATATTATTGTGACTTTAATTACGATGGGTGTACTGCCGCATGATAAACTTGTCGGCTCTGATAAACCGTTCGTTGATGTACTGTATGCGATTGTCGGAAACGCGGGAAGCGTGATTATGGCACTTTTGGCTATCCTTTGCTTATTCGGAACGATGCTCGGCTGGATTTTGCTTGGCTCTGAGGTTCCATACCAAGCCGCTAAAGCAGGAGATTTCCCGGCATTCTTTGCGAAAACGAATAAAAAAGGAAGCCCGGTTAACGCATTAATTATTACTAACGTGATGTCACAGGTCTTCATTTTCTCGGTTATTTCCCGGACAATAAGTGACGCATTTACATTTTTAACGACAGCGGCAACGCTTGCGTATTTAATTCCGTATTTGGTATCAGCGATCTACAGCTTGAAGCTTGTCATCAAAGGCGAAACGTATGACCAGCTGAAAGGCTCCCGCTTAAAAGACGGATTGATTGCGATTTTAGCGTGTGCATACTCATTGTTTGTTATCGTAACAGGCACAGCGGATTTAACGACATTTATTCTCGGCATCGGTTTATTCTTTGTCGGCTTGATTGTTTATCCATTTGTGATTAAAAAGTTCCAGAAAGAAAAACAAGCATAA
- the sspJ gene encoding small acid-soluble spore protein SspJ has product MGFFNKDKGKRSEKEKNVIQGALEDAGSALKDDPLQEAVQKKKNNR; this is encoded by the coding sequence ATGGGTTTCTTTAATAAAGATAAAGGAAAACGTTCTGAAAAAGAAAAAAACGTAATCCAGGGAGCGCTTGAAGATGCCGGTTCAGCTCTAAAAGATGATCCGCTTCAAGAAGCCGTGCAAAAAAAGAAAAATAATCGATAA
- a CDS encoding metal-dependent hydrolase, translating to MTGKTHIMGGIASCTAAAYYYGFDPVLMAASGAVGALIPDICHTQSKIGRRFPILSKVVSSVFGHRTFTHSLLFLLIMFFITATYIPDKNISAGLMIGMASHLILDAWTVNGIKLLFPSTIRVRLPLYMKTGSFSEQLVLAGLTIASCYYFYMLFHGRMF from the coding sequence ATGACAGGAAAAACACACATCATGGGAGGCATCGCTTCTTGTACGGCAGCGGCTTATTATTATGGATTTGATCCAGTGCTTATGGCTGCGTCAGGCGCGGTTGGGGCATTAATTCCCGATATCTGCCATACACAAAGCAAAATCGGGAGAAGATTTCCTATTTTATCGAAAGTGGTCAGCTCCGTTTTTGGCCACCGCACCTTTACACACAGCCTGCTGTTTCTGCTCATCATGTTTTTTATCACAGCCACATATATTCCAGATAAAAACATTTCAGCCGGGCTGATGATCGGTATGGCGAGCCACTTGATTCTCGACGCTTGGACGGTGAACGGCATTAAATTATTGTTCCCTTCAACGATCCGTGTGCGGCTGCCATTATATATGAAGACAGGCAGTTTTTCTGAGCAGCTTGTGCTAGCCGGCCTGACCATTGCTTCATGTTACTACTTTTATATGCTGTTTCATGGACGCATGTTTTAA
- a CDS encoding LTA synthase family protein — MKGTFFHNQRFLCFSIVFMWIKTYAIYKLGFDLQIDSPLEELMLLINPLSFILPLFGIGLLLKENKQRAFLLIANLVLTVILISNTIFYGFYIDFITIPVLFQASNMSDMGSSVKELFNPLFIALFADLVFLLLLARKEKHPQTKAAPRTIKRYYAASCGMILCTLALAEVQQPKLLAHSFDREMLVKSIGLFQFHLYDTISQTVNISAKAFADEDSMTAVKNYTEADYSKPDQSKFGMAKGRNVIFVTLESTQSFVLNEKVNGKEITPFMNDFIKKSYYFDHFYQQTEQGKTSDSEFIVANSLYPSLSGAVFFTKSDHQFHTMYKSLKQHDYYSAVFHANHKTFWNRDVMYDSFGIDRFFDVDDFHVTPGTSTSWGLKDKEFLEQSAGKLKSLPEPFYSSFITLTNHFPFQIDEKDQLIDEFDSSSNLLNRYVTTVRYEDEALKHFIKKLKDEGLYENSMIVFMGDHYGISEAHNEAMAEFLGKNEITPYDNVQLQRVPFIIHIPGMTDQKPEIISDAGGQVDVKPTLMHLLGVDTKGDIQFGNDLLSGDRTPFAVLRNGSFITNDYVYTKNTCYSQKTGEVLEDQDACLPYKEKANEELSLSDKILNGDLLRFSE, encoded by the coding sequence ATGAAAGGAACCTTTTTTCACAATCAGCGGTTTTTATGTTTTTCGATCGTATTTATGTGGATCAAAACATATGCGATCTATAAACTCGGCTTTGATTTGCAGATCGATTCTCCGTTGGAGGAGCTGATGCTGCTGATCAATCCGCTCAGCTTTATCCTTCCTTTATTCGGGATCGGCTTGCTTCTGAAAGAAAACAAGCAGCGGGCCTTTTTGCTGATTGCCAATTTGGTTCTGACCGTAATCTTGATCTCCAACACGATTTTTTACGGGTTTTATATCGATTTTATCACCATCCCGGTATTGTTTCAGGCCAGTAATATGAGCGATATGGGCAGCAGTGTAAAAGAACTGTTCAATCCTCTGTTTATCGCCCTGTTTGCGGATTTGGTTTTTCTTCTATTACTTGCCCGAAAAGAGAAACACCCGCAGACAAAAGCAGCACCCCGCACGATCAAACGGTACTATGCAGCTTCCTGCGGCATGATTTTATGCACCCTGGCACTTGCAGAAGTACAGCAGCCGAAGCTTTTGGCTCATTCCTTTGACCGGGAAATGCTCGTCAAAAGCATCGGCCTGTTTCAGTTCCATCTCTACGATACGATTTCTCAGACTGTTAATATAAGCGCGAAAGCATTTGCAGATGAAGACAGCATGACTGCGGTTAAAAACTACACAGAAGCTGATTACAGCAAGCCTGACCAAAGCAAATTCGGGATGGCAAAGGGGCGCAATGTCATCTTTGTGACGCTTGAATCGACCCAAAGCTTCGTTCTGAATGAAAAGGTAAATGGAAAAGAAATTACTCCATTTATGAACGATTTCATCAAAAAAAGCTATTACTTTGATCATTTCTATCAGCAAACAGAACAGGGCAAAACATCTGATTCAGAATTCATCGTCGCTAACTCGCTGTATCCTTCCCTTAGCGGCGCCGTCTTTTTCACGAAAAGCGACCATCAATTTCATACGATGTACAAATCGCTGAAACAACATGATTATTATTCAGCCGTCTTTCACGCCAACCATAAAACATTCTGGAACCGAGATGTGATGTACGATTCATTTGGGATTGACCGCTTTTTTGATGTAGATGATTTTCATGTCACTCCAGGGACATCGACAAGCTGGGGCTTAAAGGATAAGGAATTTTTAGAGCAGTCAGCCGGAAAACTGAAAAGCCTGCCGGAGCCATTCTACAGCAGTTTCATCACGCTAACGAATCATTTTCCGTTTCAGATTGATGAAAAGGATCAGCTGATCGATGAATTCGATTCAAGCAGTAACTTGTTAAACCGCTATGTAACCACGGTGCGCTATGAAGATGAGGCATTGAAGCATTTTATCAAAAAACTGAAGGACGAGGGCTTATACGAAAATTCGATGATTGTATTTATGGGAGATCATTACGGCATTTCAGAAGCCCACAATGAGGCGATGGCCGAGTTTTTAGGAAAAAATGAAATCACGCCGTATGACAACGTTCAGCTTCAGCGGGTGCCGTTTATTATCCATATCCCGGGAATGACAGATCAAAAGCCGGAAATCATCTCTGATGCCGGAGGGCAGGTCGATGTCAAGCCGACACTGATGCATCTGCTCGGTGTTGATACAAAAGGCGATATTCAATTTGGCAATGATTTGCTGTCGGGCGACCGCACTCCATTCGCTGTACTGAGAAACGGCAGCTTTATCACGAACGACTATGTCTACACCAAAAACACGTGCTACAGCCAAAAAACGGGTGAAGTGCTGGAAGATCAGGATGCGTGCCTTCCTTATAAGGAGAAAGCAAACGAAGAATTGTCTCTCTCCGATAAAATTTTAAACGGTGACCTGCTCAGGTTTTCTGAATGA
- a CDS encoding substrate-binding domain-containing protein, whose translation MNETSSYTIEEVAGLLKVSKLTVYDLIKKGVLPAYRVGRQMRVDEEDLKQYKMNMRMSQPIAAAEEQRKIQVAEPVGRPNVMISGQDISMDLLSKHLENAIQETPLRKYKGSLNSLIDMYQGRCDIVSLHLYDAETGQYNVPYVKRILSGEPFCLINAVLRKAGLYVQKGNPKNIQGWEDLKRADIRIINREKGSGARVLLDEQLGLLGVNPADVKGYGDIVTDHYAVASQVSSGQANAGIGAQHASHMGSVDFIPLIDEQYDIVVLKKHEQLLKAVKEILNSEEYKANLSHLNGYQTKLTGKVMLET comes from the coding sequence ATGAATGAAACCTCATCCTATACGATAGAAGAAGTTGCAGGTCTGCTGAAGGTATCCAAGCTGACCGTTTATGATTTGATTAAAAAAGGCGTGCTGCCTGCTTACCGTGTCGGCAGGCAGATGCGTGTTGATGAAGAAGATTTAAAGCAATATAAGATGAATATGAGAATGTCACAGCCTATTGCTGCCGCCGAAGAGCAGAGAAAGATACAGGTAGCGGAGCCGGTAGGGAGACCGAATGTTATGATCAGCGGACAGGACATTTCGATGGATCTGCTCAGCAAGCATTTGGAGAATGCCATTCAGGAGACGCCGCTCCGCAAATACAAAGGAAGCTTAAACAGCCTGATTGATATGTATCAAGGCAGGTGTGACATTGTCAGCCTGCATTTGTATGATGCGGAAACGGGCCAATATAATGTGCCTTATGTAAAACGGATTTTGTCAGGCGAACCATTTTGTCTGATCAACGCCGTTCTCCGCAAAGCCGGACTGTATGTGCAAAAAGGGAATCCGAAAAACATTCAAGGCTGGGAAGACTTGAAAAGAGCCGATATCCGGATCATCAACAGGGAAAAGGGTTCGGGCGCACGGGTGCTGCTTGATGAACAGCTTGGCTTGCTTGGTGTGAATCCGGCTGATGTAAAGGGATACGGAGATATCGTGACCGATCATTACGCTGTCGCTTCACAAGTCTCAAGCGGACAGGCTAACGCGGGAATTGGAGCGCAGCATGCTTCCCATATGGGCAGTGTTGATTTTATTCCGCTCATCGACGAACAATATGATATCGTCGTTTTGAAAAAACATGAGCAGCTGCTGAAGGCCGTGAAGGAGATCTTGAATTCTGAGGAATATAAGGCGAACCTGTCTCATTTAAACGGCTATCAAACAAAGCTGACCGGAAAAGTCATGTTGGAAACGTGA
- the modA gene encoding molybdate ABC transporter substrate-binding protein, producing MFKKYSIITAALTVFLLAAGCSANQPSTDSEKQVTLTISAAASAQDALEEIQKNYKKEHENITIQDNYGSSGALQKQISQGAGADLFFSAAEDKFQKLVDDGDIAKKDSTDLVGNELVLVVPKNGDSPVTSFSNLADSEKIALGTPESVPAGAYGKESLTKLSLWDKVKDKIVYGKDVRQVLSYVETGNVDAGVVYKTDALISKKVKIIDEAKADTHSPIVYPVGIVKDTKHRKEAKEFYDYLQSDEAMKVFEKYGFTAE from the coding sequence ATGTTTAAAAAGTATTCCATTATAACAGCAGCCTTAACCGTTTTTCTGCTTGCAGCAGGCTGTTCTGCAAACCAGCCTTCGACAGACAGCGAGAAACAAGTAACGTTAACCATTTCAGCTGCCGCCAGTGCACAGGATGCGCTCGAGGAAATTCAAAAGAACTATAAAAAAGAACATGAAAACATTACAATCCAAGATAACTATGGCTCATCCGGCGCCTTGCAAAAACAAATTTCTCAAGGAGCAGGAGCAGATCTGTTCTTCTCAGCTGCTGAGGATAAATTTCAAAAGCTGGTGGACGACGGGGATATCGCAAAAAAAGACAGCACTGATTTAGTCGGCAATGAACTTGTGCTGGTCGTGCCGAAAAACGGAGATTCTCCTGTGACAAGCTTCAGCAATCTGGCTGATTCAGAAAAAATCGCTCTTGGAACGCCGGAATCCGTACCGGCTGGAGCTTACGGGAAAGAATCACTGACAAAGCTGTCTCTATGGGACAAAGTAAAGGATAAGATCGTTTACGGAAAAGACGTTCGCCAAGTTCTTTCTTATGTTGAAACCGGCAATGTAGACGCAGGCGTTGTTTATAAAACTGATGCTCTGATCTCTAAAAAAGTCAAAATCATTGATGAGGCAAAAGCAGATACACACAGCCCGATTGTCTATCCGGTAGGAATTGTAAAAGATACAAAACACCGTAAAGAAGCGAAGGAATTTTACGATTACCTGCAATCTGATGAAGCAATGAAAGTATTTGAGAAATATGGCTTTACTGCCGAGTAG
- the modB gene encoding molybdate ABC transporter permease subunit, translated as MRNMALLPSSISASAFFTPVMLSFQVAAVAGIVVVIFGTLAGAWMSRASFFGKTALETVFMLPLVLPPTVVGFILIVIFGKHSFIGQAIERVFQQPVIFTWWAAVIASGVVAFPLMYQSAKTGFADIDPDIQGAAMVDGASRWKVFIHISIPLAYPSLLTGSILSLARALGEFGATLMFAGNIPGVTQTLPTAIYVALDSGNNTLAWAWVVCIVAISFLMLFFIQRRKTY; from the coding sequence TTGAGAAATATGGCTTTACTGCCGAGTAGCATAAGCGCTTCAGCGTTTTTCACACCGGTTATGCTTTCCTTTCAGGTGGCGGCAGTTGCTGGAATTGTTGTTGTCATTTTCGGAACACTGGCTGGAGCATGGATGTCCCGGGCCTCTTTTTTCGGAAAAACGGCGCTCGAAACAGTTTTTATGCTTCCGCTCGTTCTTCCGCCTACTGTTGTCGGTTTTATTTTGATTGTCATTTTCGGAAAGCACAGTTTCATCGGACAAGCCATCGAGCGGGTCTTTCAGCAGCCGGTCATTTTCACCTGGTGGGCCGCTGTGATCGCGTCGGGTGTTGTGGCCTTTCCGCTTATGTATCAATCCGCCAAAACCGGATTTGCGGACATTGATCCCGATATACAGGGTGCGGCAATGGTAGACGGCGCAAGCAGATGGAAGGTTTTTATCCATATTTCCATCCCGCTTGCCTATCCTTCATTGCTGACCGGAAGCATCCTCAGCCTCGCGCGGGCGCTCGGAGAATTTGGCGCAACACTGATGTTTGCAGGGAACATCCCCGGTGTTACGCAAACACTGCCGACGGCCATTTATGTCGCATTGGATTCCGGCAACAATACCCTTGCCTGGGCGTGGGTCGTCTGTATTGTTGCCATTTCCTTTTTGATGCTGTTTTTTATCCAACGGAGAAAAACATACTAA
- the pgoN gene encoding glyoxal/methylglyoxal reductase: MPKSLKDTVKLHNGVEMPWFGLGVFKVENGSEATESVKAAIKNGYRSIDTAAVYKNEEGVGIGIKESGVAREELFITSKVWNEDQGYETTLAAFEKSLERLQLDYLDLYLIHWPGKDKYKDTWRALEKLYKDGKIRAIGVSNFQVHHLEELLKDAEIKPMINQVEFHPRLTQKELRDYCKAQGIQLEAWSPLMQGQLLDNEVLAEIAEKHNKSVAQVILRWDLQHEVVTIPKSIKEHRIIENADIFDFELSQEDMDKIDALNKDERVGPNPDELLF, from the coding sequence GTGCCAAAAAGTTTAAAAGATACTGTAAAGCTACATAACGGAGTGGAAATGCCTTGGTTCGGTCTTGGTGTTTTTAAAGTGGAAAACGGAAGTGAAGCGACTGAATCTGTGAAAGCTGCGATTAAAAACGGCTACCGCAGCATTGATACAGCGGCTGTCTACAAAAATGAAGAAGGTGTTGGCATCGGGATTAAAGAATCCGGTGTAGCAAGAGAAGAGCTATTCATTACATCAAAAGTATGGAATGAAGACCAAGGCTACGAAACAACGCTTGCTGCCTTTGAAAAAAGCCTGGAAAGACTTCAGCTTGATTACTTAGATCTCTATTTAATCCACTGGCCTGGCAAGGATAAATATAAAGATACGTGGCGCGCGCTTGAAAAGCTGTACAAAGACGGCAAAATCCGCGCAATCGGCGTCAGCAACTTCCAAGTTCATCATTTAGAAGAACTGCTGAAAGATGCTGAAATCAAACCGATGATCAACCAAGTGGAATTTCACCCTCGGCTAACGCAAAAAGAATTAAGAGATTACTGCAAAGCGCAAGGTATCCAGCTTGAGGCGTGGTCTCCGCTCATGCAGGGACAGCTTCTGGATAACGAAGTGCTCGCAGAGATCGCTGAAAAGCACAATAAATCAGTGGCTCAAGTGATTTTGCGCTGGGATCTTCAGCATGAGGTTGTCACGATTCCAAAATCCATCAAAGAACACCGCATTATTGAAAATGCTGATATCTTTGATTTTGAATTGTCTCAGGAAGACATGGATAAAATCGACGCCCTAAACAAAGATGAGCGTGTCGGTCCAAATCCCGATGAGCTCCTGTTCTAA
- the yvgO gene encoding stress response protein YvgO — MKRIRIPMTLALGAALTIAPLSFASAEEKPAPKISQTTTAGTSAAEVGLNVNLDVLGIANQIADAIKSAQNRDGFVKNLMESSFYASGQKYNVMVFNLSQEYEDHLNGVQFYGSAVYDGITYGIWVFEDGTFTNKGDGGWINWAFRGWFDRDGSTVEFHRP; from the coding sequence TTGAAACGCATTCGTATCCCAATGACACTTGCGCTCGGTGCCGCTTTGACAATTGCCCCTTTGTCCTTTGCTTCAGCTGAAGAAAAACCCGCTCCAAAGATCTCGCAGACCACAACAGCCGGAACATCTGCCGCTGAGGTCGGTTTAAATGTAAACCTTGATGTGCTTGGCATTGCCAATCAGATCGCCGACGCCATTAAATCCGCACAGAACCGGGACGGATTTGTGAAAAACCTTATGGAGTCTTCCTTCTACGCTTCCGGCCAAAAATACAACGTCATGGTATTTAATTTGAGCCAGGAATATGAAGATCACTTAAATGGTGTGCAATTTTACGGCTCAGCCGTTTATGACGGCATTACGTACGGCATTTGGGTATTTGAAGACGGAACCTTCACAAATAAAGGTGATGGCGGCTGGATCAACTGGGCCTTCAGAGGATGGTTCGACCGGGATGGCAGCACTGTCGAGTTCCATCGCCCTTAA